Proteins encoded by one window of Actinocorallia herbida:
- a CDS encoding bifunctional nuclease family protein, with amino-acid sequence MKQMEVVGVRVEVPTNQPIVLLKEVGGDRYLPIWIGAVEATAIAVAQSENQPPPRPLTHDLFKNVIEALGVALTTVNITALRDGIFFADLVFSNGTEVSARPSDSIALALRTGSAIFASEDVLESAGVSMPDEQEDEVEKFREFLDNISPEDFEKGGA; translated from the coding sequence GTGAAGCAGATGGAGGTCGTCGGCGTAAGGGTCGAAGTGCCCACCAACCAGCCGATCGTGCTGCTCAAGGAGGTCGGCGGGGACCGGTATCTGCCCATCTGGATCGGGGCTGTGGAGGCCACCGCCATCGCCGTCGCGCAGTCGGAGAACCAGCCGCCGCCGAGGCCCCTCACCCACGATCTGTTCAAGAACGTGATCGAGGCGCTGGGCGTCGCGCTGACGACGGTGAACATCACCGCGCTGCGGGACGGGATCTTCTTCGCCGACCTGGTGTTCTCCAACGGCACGGAGGTCAGCGCGCGTCCGTCGGACTCGATCGCGCTCGCGCTGCGCACCGGATCGGCGATCTTCGCCAGCGAGGACGTACTGGAGTCGGCGGGCGTGTCCATGCCCGACGAACAAGAGGACGAGGTGGAGAAGTTCCGGGAGTTCCTGGACAACATCTCCCCCGAGGACTTCGAGAAGGGCGGCGCTTAG
- the ppk2 gene encoding polyphosphate kinase 2, producing the protein MAKKLPRETYDREILRLQAELVKLQEWVKAEGERVVIVFEGRDAAGKGGAIKRVTEYLSPRVARIAALPKPTDRQRTEWYFQRYAAELPAAGEIVLFDRSWYNRAGVEHVMGFCTHEEYSRFLHQCPIFERLLVEDGILLRKYWFSVSDAEQQKRFESRLDDPMRRWKLSPMDLESITRWEEYSQAKDQMMLYTDIPEAPWYEVESDDKKRARINMISHLLSTIPYYEVPSPQIEMPKRPAPTGYVRPPRQTTVVPDASRELD; encoded by the coding sequence ATGGCGAAGAAGCTCCCGCGTGAGACGTACGACCGCGAGATCCTCCGGCTCCAGGCCGAACTCGTGAAGCTCCAGGAGTGGGTGAAGGCCGAGGGCGAGCGGGTCGTGATCGTCTTCGAGGGCCGCGACGCCGCGGGCAAGGGCGGCGCGATCAAGCGGGTCACCGAGTACCTGAGTCCCCGGGTCGCCCGGATCGCGGCGCTGCCCAAGCCCACGGACCGCCAGCGCACCGAGTGGTACTTCCAGCGGTACGCGGCCGAGCTGCCCGCCGCCGGGGAGATCGTCCTGTTCGACCGGAGCTGGTACAACCGGGCGGGCGTCGAGCACGTCATGGGCTTCTGCACGCACGAGGAGTACTCGCGCTTCCTGCACCAGTGCCCGATCTTCGAGCGGCTGCTGGTCGAGGACGGCATCCTGCTGCGCAAGTACTGGTTCTCGGTGAGCGACGCCGAGCAGCAGAAGCGCTTCGAGTCGCGTCTCGATGATCCGATGCGGCGCTGGAAGCTGTCCCCGATGGACCTCGAGTCGATCACCCGCTGGGAGGAGTACTCCCAGGCCAAGGACCAGATGATGCTCTACACCGACATCCCCGAGGCGCCCTGGTACGAGGTCGAGAGCGACGACAAGAAGCGGGCGCGGATCAACATGATCTCCCACCTGCTCTCGACGATCCCCTACTACGAGGTGCCTTCGCCGCAGATCGAGATGCCGAAGCGGCCCGCCCCTACGGGGTACGTCCGGCCGCCCCGGCAGACCACGGTCGTCCCCGACGCGAGCCGCGAACTCGATTAG
- a CDS encoding MerR family transcriptional regulator gives MAVSSGEDKVDRERRLASRAAGEQGLLFDGGVRMPSRLSDEVGFRGPAACAAAGITYRQLDYWARTKLVEPSVRPAHGSGSQRLYGFRDILVLKVVKRLLDTGVSLQQIRSAVSHLRDRGVEHLAQITLMSDGVSVYECTSPDEVVDLLQGGQGVFGIALGRVWQEVEGSLAALPAESAAPGSAADELSRRRERKTG, from the coding sequence GTGGCGGTGAGCAGCGGCGAGGACAAGGTGGACCGCGAACGTCGGCTCGCCTCCCGGGCGGCCGGGGAGCAGGGCCTGCTGTTCGATGGAGGCGTCCGTATGCCGTCCCGGCTCTCCGACGAGGTGGGGTTCCGCGGGCCGGCGGCGTGCGCGGCGGCGGGGATCACCTACCGGCAACTCGACTACTGGGCGCGCACCAAGCTGGTCGAGCCCAGCGTGCGGCCCGCGCACGGCTCCGGCAGCCAGCGGCTGTACGGCTTCCGCGACATCCTCGTGCTCAAGGTCGTCAAGCGGCTTCTGGACACCGGGGTCTCGCTCCAGCAGATCCGCTCCGCGGTCAGCCACCTGCGCGACCGGGGCGTGGAGCATCTCGCCCAGATCACCCTGATGAGCGACGGCGTCAGCGTCTACGAGTGCACCAGCCCGGACGAGGTCGTGGATCTGCTCCAGGGCGGCCAGGGGGTCTTCGGCATAGCGCTCGGCCGGGTCTGGCAGGAGGTCGAGGGCAGCCTCGCCGCGCTGCCCGCCGAGAGCGCCGCGCCCGGCTCCGCGGCCGACGAGCTGTCCCGCCGCAGGGAGCGCAAGACGGGCTGA
- a CDS encoding CDP-alcohol phosphatidyltransferase family protein — protein METRDRIFTVPNALSLARLLGVPLFFWLVLAENDGWAIGLLVLAGLSDWADGKLARALNQTSRLGTLLDPAADRLYILATLVGLTVRGIIPWWLVAGLAAREVYMGLVLVVVKRHGWTGLPVHLVGKAATMCLLYSFPLLLWGDHDGAAATAARVVGWAWALWGTALYWWAAVLYTQQARQLIRALPPRAGAENEGVAPAP, from the coding sequence GTGGAGACGAGGGACCGGATCTTCACGGTGCCGAACGCGCTGAGTCTCGCCCGTCTTCTGGGAGTTCCGCTCTTCTTCTGGCTGGTCCTCGCCGAGAACGACGGATGGGCCATCGGCCTGCTCGTCCTGGCGGGGCTGTCGGACTGGGCGGACGGCAAACTCGCCAGGGCCCTCAACCAGACCAGCCGGCTCGGCACCCTGCTCGACCCCGCCGCCGACCGGCTCTACATCCTCGCCACGCTCGTCGGCCTCACCGTCCGGGGGATCATCCCCTGGTGGCTGGTCGCGGGCCTCGCCGCACGCGAGGTCTACATGGGCCTGGTCCTCGTCGTCGTCAAACGGCACGGCTGGACCGGCCTGCCGGTGCACCTCGTCGGCAAGGCCGCGACCATGTGCCTCCTCTACTCCTTCCCCCTGCTCCTGTGGGGGGACCACGACGGCGCCGCGGCGACCGCCGCGCGCGTCGTCGGATGGGCGTGGGCCCTCTGGGGCACCGCGCTCTACTGGTGGGCCGCCGTCCTTTACACCCAACAGGCACGACAACTCATCCGAGCGCTGCCCCCCCGAGCGGGCGCCGAGAACGAGGGAGTCGCACCAGCCCCATGA
- a CDS encoding SulP family inorganic anion transporter encodes MSQWWRGYRREWLRGDAAAGVTVAAYLVPQVMAYAAVAGLPPVAGLWAMLPALVAYALFGSSERLSVGPEATTALMTAVVIGPLAGGDPARYAALAAGLALCTGLLAFAARLLRLGFVADLLSHPILVGYLAGVAVVMVSGQLSRVTGVPVEGQGVVAEVVSFAGNITQVHPGTLALSLTCLGFLFALQRWRPHWPGPLLAVLLAAGAVAVFALDERGIAVVGEVPAGLPAPSLPDLSDAAVLLPAALGVLLVSFTDTMLTARAFETPGGRRADGNAELVALGAANAGAGLFQGFPVSSSGSRTALAAAAGARTQAFSLVALACVGAVLLVLNPLLAAFPKAALGALVVYAAARLVDLAGFRRLAAFRRSELLLALSAVAGVLFLDVLYGILVAIGLSVLDLLRRVARPRAAVLGKVPGLAGMHDVADFPDAETVPGLVVYRYDSPLFFANAEDFRRRALAAADAPAERPAWFLLNAEAIIEVDSTALEALGDLAADLARRGIVLALAHVKQDLLGDLRRFGLLEVIPADLIFPTLPTAVGAFTERTARDGA; translated from the coding sequence AGGTCATGGCCTATGCGGCGGTGGCCGGCCTGCCGCCCGTCGCGGGCCTGTGGGCGATGCTCCCCGCGCTCGTCGCCTACGCGCTCTTCGGGTCGTCCGAAAGGCTCTCGGTCGGCCCCGAGGCGACCACCGCGCTGATGACCGCGGTCGTCATCGGGCCCCTGGCCGGCGGGGATCCGGCGCGCTACGCGGCCCTCGCCGCGGGGCTCGCCCTGTGCACCGGCCTCCTCGCGTTCGCCGCCCGGCTGCTGCGGCTCGGGTTCGTCGCCGACCTGCTCTCCCACCCGATCCTCGTCGGCTACCTCGCGGGCGTCGCCGTCGTCATGGTCTCCGGGCAGCTCTCCCGCGTCACCGGGGTCCCGGTCGAGGGCCAGGGCGTCGTCGCCGAGGTCGTCTCCTTCGCCGGGAACATCACCCAGGTCCACCCGGGCACCCTCGCGCTGTCCCTGACCTGCCTCGGGTTCCTCTTCGCCCTCCAGCGGTGGCGGCCGCACTGGCCGGGGCCGCTGCTCGCGGTCCTGCTCGCCGCCGGGGCCGTCGCCGTCTTCGCCCTGGACGAGCGGGGCATCGCCGTCGTCGGGGAGGTCCCGGCCGGGCTGCCCGCCCCCTCCCTGCCCGACCTCTCCGACGCCGCGGTCCTGCTGCCCGCCGCGCTCGGCGTCCTGCTGGTCTCCTTCACCGACACGATGCTCACCGCCCGCGCCTTCGAGACGCCCGGCGGCAGGCGCGCGGACGGCAACGCCGAACTCGTCGCGCTCGGCGCCGCCAACGCCGGGGCCGGGCTCTTCCAGGGCTTCCCGGTGAGCAGCAGCGGCAGCCGCACCGCGCTCGCCGCCGCCGCCGGCGCCCGCACCCAGGCGTTCTCCCTGGTGGCGCTCGCCTGCGTCGGCGCCGTGCTGCTGGTGCTGAACCCGCTGCTCGCGGCCTTCCCCAAGGCCGCGCTCGGCGCGCTCGTCGTCTACGCCGCGGCCCGGCTCGTCGACCTCGCCGGGTTCCGCAGGCTCGCCGCGTTCCGGCGCAGCGAACTGCTGCTCGCGCTCTCGGCGGTCGCGGGCGTGCTCTTCCTCGACGTGCTCTACGGCATCCTCGTCGCCATCGGGCTCTCGGTGCTCGACCTGCTGCGCCGGGTGGCCCGCCCGCGCGCCGCGGTCCTCGGCAAGGTGCCCGGACTCGCCGGGATGCACGACGTCGCGGACTTCCCCGACGCGGAGACGGTGCCCGGCCTCGTCGTCTACCGGTACGACTCGCCGCTGTTCTTCGCCAACGCCGAGGACTTCCGCCGCCGCGCGCTGGCCGCCGCCGACGCCCCCGCGGAGCGGCCCGCCTGGTTCCTGCTCAACGCCGAGGCGATCATCGAGGTCGACAGCACGGCCCTGGAGGCGCTCGGCGACCTCGCCGCCGACCTGGCGCGGCGCGGCATCGTGCTGGCCCTCGCGCACGTCAAGCAGGACCTGCTCGGCGACCTCCGCAGGTTCGGGCTGCTCGAGGTGATCCCAGCGGACCTGATCTTCCCGACCCTCCCGACCGCCGTCGGCGCCTTCACCGAGCGGACGGCCCGGGACGGCGCCTAA
- a CDS encoding MerR family transcriptional regulator: protein MSSSAARAYMTIGDVLARLQGEFPDVTPSKIRFLEAEGLIEPDRTPAGYRKFSHADVERLRFILAAQRDSYLPLRVIKEQLESRPPRTLVAADSQPSAEVALTRRQLLDATGIDESLLEELEAYGLVRRNAGGFGSEALTVARTAGLLAPFGLEARHLRVIKAAAERELDLVEQMIAPLLKRRAPGAHEEAGRTADELSELVLALHTALVTAGLRDSLGR from the coding sequence GTGAGCAGCAGCGCCGCCCGGGCGTACATGACGATCGGGGACGTCTTGGCGCGCCTACAGGGCGAGTTCCCGGACGTCACCCCGTCGAAGATCCGGTTCCTTGAGGCCGAGGGCCTGATCGAGCCGGACCGCACCCCGGCGGGCTACCGCAAGTTCAGCCACGCCGATGTGGAGCGCCTGCGGTTCATCCTGGCGGCCCAGCGCGACAGCTATCTGCCGCTGCGGGTGATCAAGGAGCAGCTGGAGTCCAGGCCGCCGCGCACGCTGGTGGCGGCCGACTCCCAGCCGTCGGCGGAGGTCGCGCTGACCCGCCGCCAGCTCCTGGACGCCACGGGGATCGACGAGTCGCTCCTGGAGGAGCTGGAGGCCTACGGGCTGGTCCGGCGGAACGCGGGGGGCTTCGGCTCCGAGGCGCTGACGGTGGCCCGCACCGCGGGCCTGCTCGCCCCGTTCGGCCTCGAGGCCCGGCATCTGCGGGTGATCAAGGCGGCCGCCGAGCGGGAGCTCGACCTCGTCGAGCAGATGATCGCCCCCCTGCTGAAACGGCGCGCCCCCGGCGCGCACGAGGAGGCCGGGCGGACCGCCGACGAGCTGTCGGAGCTCGTGCTGGCGCTGCACACCGCGCTCGTGACGGCCGGGCTGCGCGACAGCCTCGGCCGATGA
- a CDS encoding FHA domain-containing protein, producing MPSVYCTQCGHANPDGARFCSNCGTPLVRSVHPAPETPGESTSTISISGLTDGLEIPEAPSTEEGGSDQLNVDALPFGTALLVVRRGPNAGSRFLLDKERTSAGRHPESDIFLDDVTVSRRHAEFTRHGGGFSVRDVGSLNGTYVNRERIDSVALNGGDEVQIGKFRLVFLTNPQHG from the coding sequence ATGCCGAGCGTCTACTGCACCCAGTGCGGTCACGCCAATCCCGATGGCGCCCGCTTCTGCTCCAACTGCGGCACCCCTCTGGTGCGCAGCGTGCACCCGGCTCCGGAGACCCCCGGTGAGTCGACCTCGACGATCTCGATCAGCGGGCTGACCGACGGACTGGAGATCCCCGAGGCACCCTCCACCGAGGAGGGCGGCTCCGACCAGCTCAACGTCGACGCCCTGCCGTTCGGCACCGCACTGCTCGTGGTGCGGCGCGGCCCCAACGCCGGCAGCCGCTTCCTGCTCGACAAGGAGCGCACCTCCGCGGGCCGGCACCCCGAGAGCGACATCTTCCTCGACGACGTGACGGTCTCGCGCCGGCACGCCGAGTTCACCCGCCACGGCGGCGGCTTCTCCGTCCGCGACGTGGGCAGCCTCAACGGCACCTACGTGAACCGCGAGCGGATCGACAGCGTGGCGCTGAACGGCGGGGACGAGGTGCAGATCGGCAAGTTCCGGCTCGTTTTCCTCACCAACCCACAGCACGGGTGA
- a CDS encoding mannose-1-phosphate guanyltransferase → MKAVVMAGGEGTRLRPMTANQPKPLLPVINRPIMEHVLRLLKRHGFTETVVTVQFLAALIRNYFGDGEELGMSLQYATEEIPLGTAGSVKNAEDALKDDRFLVISGDALTDIDLTDMVRFHKENGALVTIGLKRVPNPLEFGIIIVDDEGRIQRFLEKPTWGQVFSDTVNTGIYVMEPEVLERVAPGESVDWSSDVFPRLLAEGAPLFGYVADCYWEDVGTHESYLKAQADMLSGKVDVEMDGFEVSPGVWVAEGAEVDPGAVLKGPLYIGDYAKVEAGTELREYTVLGSNVVVKEGAFLHRAVVHDNVFVGPSTNLRGCVIGKNTDIMAGARVEENGIVGDECVIEAEAYLAHGVKVYPFKTIEAGAVVNTSVIWESRGQRNLFGPRGVSGLINVEITPELAVRLTSAYATSLKKGATVITARDASRAARTLKRAVIAALTAGAINVEDLEACALPVARFETAREDCAGGIVIRTTLGDPESVDILFLDETGADLSQGAQRKLERVFGRQEFRRAFPGEIAELSYPTRTVEGYSRDLVRQMDMSGIDEAGLKIVVDCAGGVTANVLPILLTKVGVDVLTLNNRLDELNPTETPATREKALAAMGAIVSSSGAAFGVRFDPVGERISLVDEKGDPISDDRALLVLLDLVAAERRSGTVALPVTTTRVAERVCAAHGVRVRWTTTHQDVLTKAAADPEVIFAGDGRGGFVFPEFSHTVDGVAAFVRLTGLVARTRMTLSQIDERIPDAHLLRASVPTPWAAKGSVMRHVVEAAGDRTVDTTDGVRVVEADGRWALVLPDPAEAVTHLWAEGPDDAAARTLLEEWVAVVEAAGS, encoded by the coding sequence ATGAAGGCCGTCGTGATGGCCGGAGGCGAGGGGACGCGACTGCGTCCCATGACCGCCAACCAGCCCAAGCCTCTGCTCCCCGTCATCAACCGACCGATCATGGAGCACGTGCTGCGGCTCCTGAAACGGCACGGCTTCACCGAGACCGTCGTCACCGTCCAGTTCCTCGCCGCGCTGATCCGCAACTACTTCGGCGACGGCGAAGAACTCGGCATGAGCCTCCAGTACGCCACCGAAGAGATCCCGCTGGGCACCGCGGGCAGCGTCAAGAACGCCGAGGACGCGCTCAAGGACGACCGCTTCCTGGTCATCTCCGGCGACGCGCTCACCGACATCGACCTCACCGACATGGTGCGGTTCCACAAGGAGAACGGCGCCCTGGTGACCATCGGGCTCAAGCGGGTGCCCAACCCGCTGGAGTTCGGCATCATCATCGTCGACGACGAGGGCCGCATCCAGCGCTTCCTGGAGAAGCCGACCTGGGGCCAGGTGTTCTCCGACACCGTCAACACCGGCATCTACGTCATGGAGCCCGAGGTCCTGGAGCGCGTCGCCCCCGGCGAGAGCGTCGACTGGTCCTCCGACGTCTTCCCCCGGCTCCTCGCCGAAGGCGCCCCCCTGTTCGGCTACGTCGCCGACTGCTACTGGGAGGACGTCGGCACCCACGAGAGCTACCTCAAGGCCCAGGCCGACATGCTTTCCGGCAAGGTCGACGTGGAGATGGACGGGTTCGAGGTCTCCCCGGGCGTCTGGGTGGCCGAAGGCGCCGAGGTCGATCCCGGGGCCGTCCTCAAGGGCCCGCTCTACATCGGCGACTACGCCAAGGTCGAGGCCGGGACGGAACTGCGCGAGTACACCGTGCTCGGCAGCAACGTCGTGGTCAAGGAGGGCGCCTTCCTGCACAGGGCCGTCGTCCACGACAACGTCTTCGTCGGCCCGTCCACGAACCTCCGCGGCTGCGTCATCGGCAAGAACACCGACATCATGGCCGGAGCGCGGGTCGAGGAGAACGGGATCGTCGGCGACGAGTGCGTCATCGAGGCCGAGGCGTACCTGGCCCACGGCGTCAAGGTCTACCCGTTCAAGACCATCGAGGCGGGGGCCGTGGTGAACACCTCGGTCATCTGGGAGTCGCGCGGCCAGCGCAACCTGTTCGGCCCGCGCGGCGTCTCCGGGCTGATCAACGTCGAGATCACCCCCGAACTCGCCGTCCGGCTGACCAGCGCCTACGCCACGAGCCTCAAGAAGGGCGCCACCGTCATCACCGCGCGCGACGCCTCCCGCGCCGCGCGCACGCTCAAACGCGCCGTCATCGCCGCGCTGACGGCCGGCGCGATCAACGTCGAGGACCTCGAGGCGTGCGCGCTGCCCGTGGCCCGCTTCGAGACCGCCCGGGAGGACTGCGCGGGCGGCATCGTGATCAGGACCACCCTGGGCGACCCGGAGAGCGTGGACATCCTGTTCCTGGACGAGACGGGCGCCGACCTCTCCCAGGGCGCCCAGCGCAAGCTGGAGCGGGTCTTCGGCCGCCAGGAGTTCCGCCGCGCCTTCCCCGGGGAGATCGCGGAGCTCAGCTACCCCACCCGCACCGTCGAGGGCTACAGCCGCGACCTCGTCCGCCAGATGGACATGTCCGGCATCGACGAGGCGGGGCTCAAGATCGTCGTCGACTGCGCGGGCGGCGTCACCGCGAACGTCCTGCCGATCCTGCTCACCAAGGTCGGCGTCGACGTCCTCACCCTCAACAACCGCCTCGACGAGCTGAACCCGACCGAGACCCCGGCCACCCGGGAGAAGGCGCTCGCCGCGATGGGCGCGATCGTCTCGTCCTCGGGCGCGGCCTTCGGCGTCAGGTTCGACCCGGTGGGGGAGCGGATCAGCCTGGTCGACGAGAAGGGCGACCCGATCTCCGACGACCGGGCCCTGCTCGTCCTGCTCGACCTCGTGGCGGCCGAGCGGCGCTCCGGCACGGTCGCGCTGCCCGTGACCACCACGCGGGTCGCCGAACGCGTCTGCGCGGCGCACGGCGTCCGGGTGCGGTGGACCACCACCCACCAGGACGTGCTGACCAAGGCGGCGGCCGATCCCGAGGTGATCTTCGCCGGCGACGGCCGCGGCGGGTTCGTCTTCCCCGAGTTCAGCCACACCGTGGACGGCGTCGCCGCGTTCGTCAGGCTCACCGGCCTGGTCGCGCGGACCCGCATGACGCTCTCCCAGATCGACGAGCGGATCCCCGACGCGCACCTGCTGCGCGCCTCGGTGCCCACCCCGTGGGCGGCCAAGGGCAGCGTCATGCGGCACGTGGTCGAGGCCGCGGGGGACCGGACCGTCGACACCACCGACGGCGTCCGGGTGGTGGAGGCGGACGGGCGGTGGGCGCTGGTCCTGCCCGATCCCGCCGAAGCCGTCACGCACCTGTGGGCCGAAGGCCCCGACGACGCGGCCGCCCGCACCCTCCTGGAGGAGTGGGTGGCGGTCGTAGAGGCCGCCGGAAGCTGA